One genomic segment of Gammaproteobacteria bacterium includes these proteins:
- a CDS encoding dienelactone hydrolase family protein translates to MRNWIAAMILSLTPFLALGATGKVITYEVNGQPYEGYFINPGKDAPFILMIHDWDGLTDYEVKRANMLAEKGYAVFAADLFGKGVRPTKDVDKRQHTGELYKDREKMRALMMGALETAKANGANIDNAIAMGYCFGGAAVLELARSGANLKGFATFHGGLQTPEGQDYAKTRAPVLIMHGGADTAVTIDDVATLAKELEAANVPYEIAVYSGAPHAFTVFGEERYREDADQKSWALFNRFLEANLK, encoded by the coding sequence ATGCGAAACTGGATTGCTGCGATGATACTGAGCCTGACACCCTTCCTGGCGCTGGGCGCAACCGGCAAAGTTATCACTTATGAAGTCAACGGCCAACCTTATGAAGGCTACTTTATCAACCCCGGCAAGGACGCCCCGTTCATCCTGATGATCCACGACTGGGATGGCCTGACCGATTACGAAGTCAAACGCGCCAACATGCTCGCTGAGAAAGGCTACGCTGTGTTCGCAGCGGATTTGTTCGGCAAGGGCGTGCGTCCGACGAAAGACGTTGATAAACGCCAACATACCGGTGAACTGTACAAGGACCGCGAAAAAATGCGCGCTTTGATGATGGGTGCCCTGGAGACCGCCAAGGCCAACGGCGCTAACATCGACAACGCCATTGCTATGGGCTACTGCTTCGGCGGCGCGGCGGTGCTGGAGTTGGCCCGTTCCGGCGCAAATCTCAAAGGCTTCGCCACCTTTCACGGCGGTCTGCAAACCCCAGAAGGTCAGGACTACGCTAAAACACGCGCCCCTGTTCTGATCATGCATGGCGGCGCGGATACCGCTGTTACCATAGATGACGTAGCCACCCTCGCCAAAGAACTGGAAGCCGCAAACGTTCCTTACGAAATCGCCGTCTACAGCGGCGCGCCCCACGCCTTCACCGTCTTTGGCGAAGAGCGTTACCGGGAAGACGCTGATCAGAAATCCTGGGCACTGTTCAACCGATTTCTTGAGGCAAATCTCAAATAG